From Triticum urartu cultivar G1812 chromosome 2, Tu2.1, whole genome shotgun sequence, a single genomic window includes:
- the LOC125533914 gene encoding cyanidin 3-O-rutinoside 5-O-glucosyltransferase-like yields the protein MATDAQHRQQHSRNGGARTGHHFLIVAYGIQSHLNPCRVLAHRLARLHGVDGSGPVLATISVPVFAHRRLFPSSGDVNNNKDAATDGLVSYAPYSNGLDDGSMARDGEARARSRQATFESLSAVVATLAARGRPVTCVVCSMVLPAALDVAREHAIPLAVYWIQPATVLTAYYHYFHGHGDLVASHAADPAFEVSLPGMPRPLRIRDFPSFLVDTTGSELAKLMNEAARDVFERLGDHGCTKVLVNTFDELEPAALAAMKERLDVFAVGPVIGPSSSAEPRIHLFNHAGADEKRYMEWLGAQAARSVVYVSFGSVWTYTEKQMEEIANGLRRCGRPYLLVVRNDGRQEDVSRSLDDVVLEGLGMVVEWCDQPKVLSHPSVGCFVTHCGWNSALEAMSLGVPVVAAPSLFDQPTNAFLIEEEWAAGVRGERNSEGVFTREELARCVELLMGHGPRAIEIRERVEALKGMAREAAASGGPAERSLRSFVMAAGSNIG from the coding sequence ATGGCCACGGACGCACAGCACCGGCAGCAACACAGCCGCAACGGCGGCGCGCGCACCGGCCACCACTTCCTCATCGTGGCCTACGGCATCCAGAGCCACCTCAACCCGTGCCGCGTCCTCGCGCACCGCCTCGCGCGCCTCCACGGCGTCGACGGCTCCGGGCCCGTCCTCGCCACCATCTCCGTCCCGGTGTTCGCTCACCGCCGCTTATTCCCTTCGTCCGGAGACGTCAACAACAACAAGGATGCCGCCACCGACGGCCTCGTCTCTTACGCTCCATACTCCAACGGCCTCGACGACGGCTCCATGGCCAGGGACGGCGAGGCGAGGGCGCGCAGCCGCCAGGCGACCTTTGAGAGCCTGTCGGCCGTCGTCGCCACCCTCGCCGCACGTGGCCGGCCCGTCACGTGCGTCGTTTGCAGCATGGTTCTCCCCGCGGCGCTGGACGTCGCGCGTGAGCACGCCATCCCGCTCGCCGTGTACTGGATCCAGCCGGCCACCGTGCTCACCGCGTACTACCACTACTTCCACGGCCACGGCGACCTCGTCGCGTCCCACGCCGCCGACCCCGCGTTCGAGGTGTCCCTGCCCGGCATGCCCCGCCCGCTCCGGATCCGCGACTTCCCGTCCTTCCTCGTCGACACCACGGGCAGCGAGCTGGCCAAGCTCATGAACGAAGCGGCCCGAGATGTGTTCGAGCGCTTGGGTGATCACGGCTGCACCAAGGTTCTCGTCAACACTTTCGACGAGCTGGAGCCGGCAGCGCTGGCGGCCATGAAGGAGCGCCTAGACGTGTTCGCCGTGGGGCCGGTGATCGGGCCCTCCTCCTCGGCCGAGCCGCGCATCCACCTGTTCAACCACGCCGGCGCCGACGAGAAGAGGTACATGGAGTGGCTGGGCGCGCAGGCGGCGAGGTCGGTGGTGTACGTTTCGTTCGGGAGCGTATGGACGTACACCGAAAAGCAGATGGAGGAGATTGCCAACGGGCTGCGCCGGTGCGGGCGGCCGTACCTGCTCGTCGTGCGCAACGATGGGCGGCAGGAGGACGTGAGCCGGAGCCTGGACGACGTCGTGCTAGAGGGGCTGGGCATGGTGGTGGAGTGGTGCGACCAGCCGAAGGTCCTGTCGCACCCGTCCGTGGGATGCTTTGTCACGCACTGCGGCTGGAACTCCGCGCTGGAGGCCATGTCGCTAGGCGTGCCGGTCGTCGCCGCGCCAAGCTTGTTCGACCAGCCGACGAACGCGTTCCTGATAGAGGAGGAGTGGGCTGCCGGCGTCAGAGGGGAGCGCAACAGCGAGGGCGTCTTCACTCGGGAGGAGCTCGCGAGGTGCGTGGAGCTGCTCATGGGTCATGGCCCAAGGGCCATTGAAATCAGGGAAAGAGTAGAGGCTCTGAAAGGGATGGCGCGAGAGGCCGCGGCTTCAGGCGGGCCGGCGGAGCGGAGCCTCCGAAGCTTTGTCATGGCGGCCGGTTCAAACATCGGATGA
- the LOC125533915 gene encoding anthocyanidin reductase ((2S)-flavan-3-ol-forming)-like: protein MALLIQNWALLEPSFQKKKTACVTGGSGYIASALVKMLLEKGYAVKTTVRNPDDTEKTAHLKALEALGPLEVFRADLNEEGSFDDAVAGCDYAFLVAAPVTLLPENPEEEVIQPAIQGTLNVMRSCVKAGTVKRVVLTSSTAAISSRPLQGEGHVLDEESWSDVEYLRANKIGTWAYPASKVLAEKAAMAFAEEKGLSLVTVCPVVVVGRAPATKVTTSVPEILSLLSGDDDMVDRLELIEQASGSIPLVHIEEVCRAEIFTAEEATSGRYIVCTLNTSGVALAHFLAAKYPQYEINTDQ from the exons atggctttgttaattcaaaaCTGGGCTCTACTTGAGCCTTCGTTCCAAAAAAAAAAGACGGCGTGCGTCACCGGAGGGAGTGGGTATATCGCGTCGGCGCTGGTGAAGATGCTGCTGGAGAAGGGGTACGCCGTGAAGACCACCGTCAGGAACCCCG ATGACACGGAGAAGACCGCGCATCTCAAGGCCTTGGAAGCGCTCGGACCCTTGGAGGTCTTCCGCGCCGATCTGAACGAAGAGGGCAGCTTCGACGATGCTGTCGCCGGCTGCGACTACGCCTTCCTCGTCGCCGCTCCGGTGACCCTCTTGCCGGAGAACCCTGAG GAAGAAGTGATCCAGCCAGCGATTCAGGGAACCCTGAACGTGATGAGGTCGTGCGTGAAGGCGGGGACGGTGAAGCGCGTGGTCCTCACATCGTCCACGGCCGCCATCTCCAGCCGGCCGCTGCAAGGTGAAGGCCATGTCCTGGATGAGGAATCCTGGTCCGATGTCGAGTACCTCAGGGCCAACAAGATCGGTACCTGG GCGTACCCTGCGTCGAAGGTGCTCGCGGAGAAGGCAGCGATGGCGTTCGCGGAGGAGAAGGGCCTCAGCCTGGTCACCGTGTGCCCCGTCGTCGTCGTCGGCAGGGCCCCGGCGACAAAGGTGACGACCAGCGTCCCCGAGATCCTCTCCTTGCTATCCG GCGACGACGACATGGTCGACAGACTGGAACTCATCGAGCAGGCGTCGGGGTCGATCCCGTTGGTCCACATCGAGGAGGTGTGCCGCGCCGAGATATTCACCGCCGAGGAGGCCACGTCGGGGCGGTACATCGTGTGCACCCTCAACACCTCCGGCGTGGCGCTCGCCCACTTCCTGGCGGCCAAGTACCCGCAGTACGAAATCAACACAGATCAGTAA